Proteins encoded within one genomic window of Polaribacter sp. NJDZ03:
- a CDS encoding TspO/MBR family protein, which yields MKQVKLTLLFLVINFGALAIGSWLMNNGPLTDWYTNLNQAPWTPPGIVFGIAWTFIMICFSIFLGKQFTTNYNSKILSVFIIQFILNVSWNYIFFNQHLVLIGLISIVLLTATLFYYFFKISNKTGGYKYLLLPYMIWLCIATSLNLYILIHN from the coding sequence ATGAAGCAAGTAAAACTTACATTATTATTTTTAGTAATTAATTTTGGAGCCCTAGCTATTGGAAGCTGGTTAATGAATAACGGACCACTTACCGATTGGTACACAAATCTAAACCAAGCTCCTTGGACACCACCGGGAATTGTATTTGGAATTGCTTGGACATTTATTATGATTTGCTTTTCTATCTTTTTAGGTAAACAATTTACAACCAATTACAACTCAAAAATACTTTCCGTTTTTATAATTCAATTTATTCTAAACGTTAGTTGGAACTACATTTTCTTCAATCAACATTTAGTATTAATTGGCTTGATATCAATTGTATTACTTACCGCTACATTATTTTATTATTTCTTTAAAATAAGTAACAAAACAGGTGGTTATAAATATCTACTATTGCCATACATGATTTGGCTTTGTATTGCAACTTCATTAAACCTCTACATTCTAATTCATAATTAA
- a CDS encoding formylglycine-generating enzyme family protein, which produces MNFNLKTVLITVLLSITLFSSCDKKQSEKSKKITVQSNALAQQVKTPEGMVWVSSKTFLMGAKEGDKYAMQREKPAHKVTVDGFFIDTHEVTNKQFRKFVDATKYVTVAERPINWNEIKKDLPAGTEKPADSILQPGSLIFNKHAKGVVSMANYGQWWKWQIGANWKQPEGPGSSIKGQNNFPVVHIAQEDALAYCKWSNRRLPTEAEWESAAQGKFEDNIFTWGNKAEDLNANANTWQGKFPTENISEDGFDYISPVGSYPANNIGLYDMAGNVWEMTTDLFNVKYYETLDPSVVLTNPTGADKSYTPSNPYQIEYVMKGGSFLCHASYCASFRISAKMGMEPNSGSDHIGFRTVVTKKMLQE; this is translated from the coding sequence ATGAATTTTAATTTGAAAACAGTATTAATTACCGTACTATTATCAATAACTCTTTTTAGTAGTTGTGATAAAAAACAGTCAGAAAAAAGTAAAAAAATAACAGTACAAAGTAATGCTTTAGCTCAACAGGTTAAAACACCAGAAGGTATGGTGTGGGTTTCAAGCAAAACGTTTTTAATGGGTGCTAAAGAAGGGGATAAATATGCGATGCAGCGAGAAAAACCAGCTCATAAAGTAACGGTAGATGGTTTTTTTATAGATACTCATGAAGTGACTAACAAACAATTTCGAAAATTTGTAGATGCAACTAAATATGTTACTGTTGCAGAGAGACCAATAAATTGGAATGAAATTAAAAAAGATTTACCAGCAGGAACAGAAAAACCTGCAGATTCAATATTACAACCCGGAAGTTTAATTTTTAACAAACATGCTAAAGGAGTTGTTTCTATGGCGAATTATGGACAATGGTGGAAATGGCAAATTGGTGCAAATTGGAAACAACCAGAAGGACCTGGTAGTTCTATTAAAGGGCAAAATAATTTTCCTGTTGTGCATATTGCTCAAGAAGATGCTTTGGCGTATTGTAAATGGTCTAATAGAAGGTTGCCAACAGAAGCAGAGTGGGAATCTGCAGCGCAAGGTAAATTTGAAGATAATATTTTTACTTGGGGAAATAAAGCAGAAGATTTAAACGCGAATGCAAATACATGGCAAGGTAAATTTCCCACAGAAAATATTTCTGAAGATGGGTTTGATTATATTTCTCCTGTAGGATCTTATCCTGCAAATAATATTGGTTTGTATGATATGGCTGGTAATGTTTGGGAAATGACAACCGATTTATTTAATGTAAAATATTATGAAACTTTAGATCCTTCTGTGGTTTTAACAAACCCTACAGGAGCAGATAAATCGTATACGCCAAGTAATCCGTATCAAATAGAGTATGTTATGAAAGGCGGTTCTTTTTTATGTCATGCATCTTATTGTGCTAGTTTTAGAATTTCAGCAAAAATGGGTATGGAGCCTAATTCTGGTTCAGATCATATTGGTTTTAGAACAGTTGTTACTAAAAAAATGTTGCAAGAATAA
- a CDS encoding AarF/ABC1/UbiB kinase family protein has protein sequence MKTIDSIPTSKIQRASKLVTTGAKIGVNYLKYYGDKITKTEEEAKARLNENNAEDIYDGLKTLKGSALKVAQMLSMEKSILPQAYVEKFSLSQFSVPPLSPALVTKTFKRYFGKNPNEIYDKFNTVSINAASIGQVHKAEKDGKELAVKIQYPGVAQSIASDLALVKPIAIKMFNIRGKDSDKYFKEVENKLVEETNYILEVEQSQAIVAACKHIPNLNFPNYYPELSSDRIITMDWMHGVHLSEFYTDNQEVANKLGQALWDFYMFQIHKLKKVHADPHPGNFLISPENELIVIDFGCMKTIPEDFYVPYFELAQKDNIANPTFFEEKLFQLEILREDDSNEELVFFRAMFHEMLSLFTQPFHQETFDFSDDVFFGKLSDLGAKYAKSTELKDMNGNRGSKHFIYINRTFFGLYNLMHDLKAKDIKINNFKSL, from the coding sequence ATGAAAACAATTGATTCTATACCAACTTCTAAAATTCAGAGAGCTTCTAAATTAGTTACTACTGGTGCTAAAATTGGAGTAAATTATCTTAAATATTATGGAGATAAAATAACAAAAACAGAAGAGGAAGCAAAAGCACGTTTAAATGAAAATAATGCTGAAGATATTTATGATGGGTTAAAAACCTTAAAAGGAAGTGCTTTAAAAGTAGCTCAAATGTTGAGTATGGAAAAAAGTATTTTACCACAAGCGTATGTAGAAAAATTTTCTCTTTCTCAGTTCTCCGTACCTCCACTTTCACCAGCGTTGGTAACCAAAACATTTAAAAGGTATTTTGGAAAAAACCCAAATGAAATTTATGACAAATTTAATACTGTTTCTATAAATGCAGCAAGTATTGGTCAGGTTCATAAAGCAGAAAAGGACGGAAAAGAATTGGCTGTAAAAATTCAATACCCAGGTGTTGCACAAAGTATCGCTTCAGATTTAGCTTTAGTGAAACCTATTGCTATAAAAATGTTTAATATAAGAGGAAAAGATTCTGATAAATATTTTAAAGAGGTAGAAAACAAATTGGTTGAAGAAACCAATTATATATTAGAGGTAGAACAAAGTCAGGCAATAGTTGCCGCTTGTAAACACATTCCTAATTTAAATTTTCCAAATTATTATCCTGAATTATCATCTGACAGAATTATAACGATGGATTGGATGCACGGTGTCCATTTATCAGAATTTTACACAGACAACCAAGAAGTTGCAAATAAATTAGGACAAGCCTTGTGGGATTTTTACATGTTTCAAATTCATAAATTAAAAAAAGTACATGCAGATCCGCATCCTGGAAATTTTTTAATATCACCAGAAAACGAATTAATTGTCATTGATTTTGGTTGTATGAAAACCATTCCAGAAGACTTTTATGTGCCTTATTTTGAATTAGCTCAAAAAGATAACATAGCCAACCCTACGTTTTTTGAAGAAAAATTATTTCAGTTAGAAATATTAAGAGAGGATGATTCTAACGAAGAACTCGTATTTTTTAGAGCTATGTTTCACGAGATGCTAAGTTTATTTACGCAGCCATTTCACCAAGAAACTTTCGATTTTTCTGATGACGTTTTCTTTGGTAAACTTTCTGACTTGGGTGCTAAATACGCAAAAAGTACAGAACTAAAAGATATGAATGGAAACAGAGGATCTAAACACTTTATTTATATTAATAGAACCTTTTTTGGCTTGTATAATTTAATGCACGATTTAAAAGCAAAAGATATAAAAATCAATAATTTTAAATCGCTGTAA
- a CDS encoding sugar porter family MFS transporter — protein MKKSLFVAFVVSLGGFLFGFDAGIISGVMSYAGPEFNLTDAQLGWAVSSPSFAAMIAMLVSGRLSDIIGRKKILILVALLYAVSAILSALATSFEMLYIARMIGGVAFGAALILAPIYISEISSSENRGKLVSIQQLNIVLGFFAAFLSNYFFNKVFTSGESTFLNQDNVWRWMLGVELLPALLYFFLLFFVPKSPRWLFLKKKNQEATSVLINIHGKTFAEKEVVTILDGLKLSENNEKIRIKDLFKPSLKYVLIVGLTIGILQQITGINAIYFYATSIFKQTGIGTDAAFASGILLSLTTLVFTVVAILLIDKIGRRPLLLFGTLGISISLLLCAYGFNQATYKLTTKKIAQLKFPSKENLLQFSDKTFTNDVSFKNTMKSTLGNKVYLENEGDILEVATTMNATLVLIGVLGFIACFAFSLGPVMWVMLSELFPNLYRGLAIGFIGFVNSFVSWVVQLVFPWELSNIGNTLSFFIFGIIALIGFFIMLKILPETKGKSLEELEIELLK, from the coding sequence ATGAAAAAATCATTATTTGTTGCTTTTGTTGTTTCTTTAGGAGGTTTTTTATTTGGTTTTGATGCCGGAATTATTTCTGGTGTAATGTCTTATGCTGGTCCCGAATTTAATTTAACAGATGCTCAATTAGGTTGGGCGGTAAGCTCACCATCATTTGCAGCAATGATTGCAATGTTAGTATCAGGCAGGTTAAGTGATATTATTGGTCGAAAAAAAATATTAATTTTAGTAGCACTGCTGTATGCCGTTTCAGCAATATTATCTGCTTTAGCAACTTCTTTTGAAATGCTTTATATAGCAAGAATGATTGGAGGGGTGGCTTTTGGAGCCGCTTTAATACTTGCGCCTATCTATATCTCAGAAATATCATCTTCAGAAAATAGAGGGAAATTAGTATCTATTCAGCAATTGAACATTGTGTTGGGCTTTTTTGCCGCTTTTTTAAGTAATTATTTTTTTAATAAGGTTTTTACTTCTGGAGAGAGTACCTTTTTAAACCAAGATAACGTTTGGCGTTGGATGTTGGGAGTTGAATTGTTACCAGCATTATTATACTTTTTTTTATTGTTTTTTGTACCAAAAAGTCCAAGATGGTTATTCCTAAAAAAGAAAAATCAAGAAGCAACTTCTGTTTTAATTAATATACACGGTAAAACTTTTGCAGAAAAAGAAGTAGTAACAATTTTAGATGGTTTAAAATTATCAGAAAATAATGAAAAGATTAGAATAAAAGATTTATTTAAACCATCATTAAAGTATGTATTGATTGTAGGGCTTACCATTGGTATACTGCAACAAATTACAGGTATAAACGCAATTTATTTTTATGCTACTTCTATTTTTAAACAAACTGGTATTGGTACAGATGCAGCTTTTGCATCCGGAATATTATTAAGTTTAACAACATTAGTATTTACTGTGGTGGCAATTTTACTTATAGATAAAATTGGAAGAAGACCGTTGCTGTTATTTGGCACTTTGGGTATTTCAATTAGTCTGTTGTTATGCGCATATGGCTTTAACCAGGCAACTTATAAATTAACTACAAAAAAGATAGCTCAACTTAAATTTCCTAGCAAAGAGAACTTACTTCAATTTTCAGATAAAACTTTTACAAATGATGTGTCATTTAAAAATACAATGAAATCTACTTTAGGAAATAAAGTGTATTTAGAAAACGAAGGAGATATTTTAGAGGTAGCAACTACCATGAATGCAACATTGGTTTTAATTGGTGTTTTAGGATTTATTGCGTGTTTTGCTTTCTCTCTAGGGCCAGTAATGTGGGTAATGTTGTCTGAGTTATTCCCTAACTTATATAGAGGTTTAGCAATAGGTTTTATAGGATTCGTAAACTCTTTTGTTAGTTGGGTTGTTCAGTTAGTTTTTCCATGGGAATTATCTAATATAGGTAATACATTGAGCTTTTTTATATTTGGAATAATCGCGCTTATTGGCTTTTTTATTATGTTAAAAATATTACCAGAAACTAAAGGAAAATCCTTAGAAGAATTAGAAATTGAACTTTTGAAATAG
- a CDS encoding deoxyribodipyrimidine photo-lyase, protein MKTAIHIFWFRRDLRLDDNCGLYHALNSGKKVLPIFIFDEEILSKLNKEDARVSFIHQEIENIHKKLIGVGSVLEVYHGKPKEIFNSLSEKHTIDTVFTNHDYEPYAIKRDLDIKEFSSTKNINFETYKDQVIFERNEIVKKDGTPYKVYTPYSKKWIEAFHFKGIQFFPSETLLENFIKSENQAILKLEAIGFIESTIKVTSYKVTSQLIDTYEETRNFPAKDSTSKLGTHLRFGTVSIRKMVDDASKSNNITFLKELIWREFFMQILWHFPHTVKESFKPKYDRILWRNNEEEFKAWCNGETGYPLVDAGMKELNQTGFMHNRIRMLVGSFLCKHLLIDWRWGEAYFAEKLHDYEQASNIGNWQWVAGTGVDASPYFRIFNPTTQIKKFDKDLNYIKKWVPDFQELTYPAPIVEHKSARERCLTTYKKALADF, encoded by the coding sequence ATGAAGACAGCAATACATATTTTTTGGTTTAGAAGAGATTTACGTTTAGATGATAATTGCGGATTGTATCATGCATTAAACTCCGGAAAAAAAGTACTACCAATTTTTATTTTTGACGAAGAAATTTTAAGTAAATTAAATAAAGAGGATGCTCGTGTTTCATTTATTCATCAAGAAATAGAGAATATTCATAAAAAATTAATAGGAGTAGGTAGCGTTTTAGAAGTTTATCACGGAAAACCTAAAGAAATTTTCAACTCTTTATCAGAAAAACATACCATTGATACCGTTTTTACAAATCATGATTATGAACCTTATGCGATAAAAAGAGATTTAGATATTAAGGAATTTTCATCAACAAAAAACATCAATTTTGAAACCTATAAAGACCAAGTAATTTTTGAAAGAAATGAAATTGTAAAAAAAGATGGGACACCGTATAAAGTTTACACACCCTATTCTAAAAAATGGATAGAAGCGTTTCATTTTAAGGGAATTCAATTTTTTCCATCAGAAACATTGCTAGAGAATTTTATCAAAAGCGAAAATCAAGCTATTTTAAAATTAGAAGCCATTGGTTTTATAGAATCTACTATAAAAGTTACTTCATACAAAGTAACATCTCAATTAATTGATACATATGAAGAAACTAGAAACTTCCCTGCAAAAGATAGTACCTCTAAATTAGGCACACATTTACGCTTTGGTACTGTTAGTATTCGTAAAATGGTTGACGATGCATCTAAAAGCAACAACATTACTTTCTTAAAAGAATTAATTTGGCGTGAGTTTTTTATGCAGATTTTATGGCATTTTCCACATACCGTTAAAGAGAGTTTTAAACCAAAATATGATAGAATTCTTTGGAGAAATAATGAGGAAGAATTTAAAGCTTGGTGTAACGGCGAAACAGGTTATCCTTTAGTAGATGCAGGCATGAAAGAATTAAACCAAACAGGTTTTATGCACAACAGAATTAGAATGTTGGTAGGTAGTTTTCTTTGCAAACATTTATTAATAGACTGGAGATGGGGAGAAGCCTATTTTGCAGAAAAACTACACGATTACGAACAAGCCAGCAACATAGGTAATTGGCAATGGGTTGCAGGTACAGGAGTGGATGCCTCGCCTTACTTTAGAATATTTAACCCAACTACTCAAATTAAAAAATTTGATAAAGATTTAAACTATATCAAAAAATGGGTTCCAGACTTTCAAGAACTTACATACCCTGCTCCTATTGTAGAACATAAATCTGCTAGAGAACGTTGTTTAACCACCTATAAAAAAGCTTTGGCAGATTTCTAA
- a CDS encoding TetR family transcriptional regulator C-terminal domain-containing protein, giving the protein MAKKKNITKDNLISWYMEFVLENNHQPKSVYSFAKENNFDEADFYKFYSSFETIEEAIFSEFFNHTITVLAKSEDYENFDARNKLLSFYFTFFEILTANRSYVVYALENSKKDFKKLKSLKKLRENYLSYVKNIGIEKIDLKHEKLEKIQDKSIQESSWFHLLVTMKFWLDDVSPSFEKTDIFIEKSTNARFDLMDIKPLQSIIDFGKFILKEKVNFN; this is encoded by the coding sequence ATGGCAAAAAAGAAAAATATTACAAAAGACAATTTAATATCTTGGTATATGGAATTTGTCTTAGAAAACAACCACCAACCAAAGTCTGTATATAGTTTTGCGAAAGAAAATAATTTTGATGAAGCTGATTTTTATAAATTCTATAGTTCTTTTGAAACTATTGAAGAAGCTATCTTTTCTGAATTTTTTAATCACACCATAACTGTTTTAGCTAAAAGTGAAGACTATGAAAACTTTGATGCAAGAAACAAATTACTCAGTTTTTATTTTACTTTTTTCGAAATACTAACTGCAAATAGAAGTTATGTTGTGTATGCGTTAGAAAACAGCAAAAAAGATTTTAAGAAACTAAAATCACTAAAAAAATTAAGAGAAAACTACCTCAGCTACGTTAAAAATATTGGCATAGAAAAAATAGACTTAAAACACGAAAAGTTAGAAAAAATACAAGATAAATCTATTCAAGAATCTTCTTGGTTTCATTTATTAGTAACTATGAAGTTTTGGCTAGATGACGTTTCCCCATCCTTTGAAAAAACGGATATTTTTATTGAAAAATCAACCAATGCTCGCTTTGACTTAATGGACATTAAACCCTTACAAAGCATTATCGATTTTGGAAAATTCATTTTAAAAGAAAAAGTAAATTTTAACTAA
- a CDS encoding SRPBCC family protein — protein sequence MKIYTFHRKQKLPITLEKAWEFLSSPKNLKVITPTYMSFDILSGAEKPMFAGQIIQYIVTPILGIKTKWVTEITHVKENEYFVDEQRFGPYALWHHKHFIKEIEGGVEMEDIIDYKVPMGILGQIANPILVAPKLEEIFEYRQKKLIELFGQYYPPIK from the coding sequence ATGAAAATATACACATTCCACAGAAAACAAAAATTACCAATTACGTTAGAAAAAGCCTGGGAGTTTCTATCTAGCCCTAAAAACTTAAAAGTAATTACACCTACTTATATGAGTTTTGACATTCTTTCGGGAGCAGAAAAACCCATGTTTGCTGGTCAGATTATACAATATATTGTTACCCCAATTCTTGGGATAAAAACAAAATGGGTAACCGAAATTACACACGTAAAAGAAAATGAATATTTTGTAGATGAACAACGTTTTGGACCTTACGCATTATGGCATCACAAACATTTTATCAAAGAAATTGAAGGTGGCGTAGAAATGGAAGACATTATAGACTATAAAGTTCCTATGGGTATTTTAGGTCAAATAGCAAACCCAATACTAGTAGCACCTAAATTAGAAGAAATCTTTGAATACCGACAAAAAAAATTAATTGAACTTTTTGGACAATACTACCCACCAATTAAATAA
- a CDS encoding SDR family oxidoreductase → MKILVTGATGYIGKRLIPLLLNDGHTIICPVRDKIRAENYYRNQKNIQLVEADFLDNDSLLNITKDIDAAYYLIHSMSNSAKEFHLLEEKCALNFKRFSETTNIKQVIYLSGITNDTKLSKHLLSRKNVEITLASDKYALTTFKAGIIVGSGSSSFEIIRDIVEKLPAMIAPKWLNTKTQPLAIRDVLSFLHKALNKKELYNTSHDIFGPEILTYKEMLLQFAEVRKLKRHILTVPVMTPKLSSYWLYFVTSTSYKLASSLVNSMGVEVIGNKSNINTILDVNPMPYKEAVKLAFKKIEQNSIVSSWKDSYISSGKLKNFVHEFVNVPEYGCFKDHKVRVVKDKKRTLDRIWAIGGETGWYYGTFLWKIRGFLDQFFGGAGLRRGRRHPTELNVGDALDFWRVIYADKENGKLLLYAEMIMPGEAWLEFKIDNGKLYQTATFRPHGLAGRLYWYAVMPFHWFVFNGMINNINKDA, encoded by the coding sequence ATGAAAATTCTTGTAACAGGTGCAACTGGCTATATTGGTAAACGTTTAATTCCGTTATTATTAAATGATGGACATACTATAATTTGCCCTGTAAGAGATAAAATAAGAGCTGAAAATTATTACAGAAATCAAAAAAATATTCAATTAGTTGAAGCTGACTTTTTAGACAACGACAGTCTTCTTAATATAACGAAAGATATAGACGCCGCTTATTATTTAATTCACTCAATGTCTAATTCTGCAAAAGAATTTCATCTTTTAGAAGAAAAATGCGCACTCAATTTTAAACGTTTTTCAGAAACAACAAACATAAAACAAGTTATTTATTTAAGCGGAATAACCAACGACACCAAGCTGTCTAAACATTTATTATCTAGAAAAAACGTAGAAATTACACTAGCGTCAGACAAATATGCCTTAACCACTTTTAAGGCAGGAATTATTGTAGGATCCGGTAGTTCTTCTTTTGAAATTATAAGAGACATTGTAGAAAAATTACCTGCAATGATAGCTCCTAAATGGTTAAATACAAAAACACAACCTTTAGCTATTAGAGATGTCTTATCTTTTTTACATAAAGCATTAAATAAAAAAGAATTATATAATACTTCACACGATATTTTTGGACCCGAAATTTTAACTTATAAAGAAATGTTACTGCAATTTGCAGAAGTTAGAAAACTAAAAAGACACATCTTAACAGTGCCCGTAATGACGCCAAAACTATCTTCTTATTGGCTCTACTTTGTAACCTCTACTTCTTATAAACTAGCAAGCTCTTTAGTAAATTCTATGGGCGTAGAAGTTATTGGAAACAAAAGTAACATTAATACCATTTTAGATGTAAACCCAATGCCTTACAAAGAAGCTGTAAAATTAGCTTTTAAAAAAATTGAACAAAACAGTATTGTTTCTAGTTGGAAAGATTCTTATATAAGTAGTGGTAAATTAAAAAACTTTGTCCACGAGTTTGTAAACGTTCCAGAATATGGCTGTTTTAAAGATCATAAAGTAAGAGTTGTAAAAGATAAAAAAAGAACATTAGATAGAATTTGGGCAATTGGAGGAGAAACAGGTTGGTACTATGGTACTTTTCTATGGAAAATTCGTGGTTTCTTAGATCAATTTTTTGGAGGAGCAGGCTTACGACGAGGCAGAAGACACCCTACAGAATTAAATGTAGGTGACGCTTTAGATTTCTGGCGAGTAATTTATGCTGATAAAGAAAACGGAAAACTCTTACTCTATGCAGAAATGATTATGCCTGGTGAAGCTTGGTTAGAGTTTAAAATTGATAACGGAAAATTATATCAAACAGCAACATTTAGACCTCATGGTTTAGCGGGTAGACTCTATTGGTATGCCGTAATGCCTTTTCATTGGTTTGTTTTTAACGGTATGATTAACAATATAAATAAAGACGCTTAA
- a CDS encoding glutathione peroxidase produces the protein MNIYNIEINSLQDTPILLSDFKGKHILFVNVASKCGFTPQYKDLEELYRTYKDKIVVIGVPCNQFGKQEPGSSSEIEEFCEVNYGVSFLITEKIDVKGENQHSLYTWLTSKKLNNKKSSSVKWNFQKYLVSPEGELVDYYFSITNPLSSKITKHLK, from the coding sequence ATGAATATTTACAATATAGAGATTAATAGTCTCCAGGATACCCCTATTCTTTTGTCAGATTTTAAAGGCAAGCACATTCTTTTTGTAAACGTAGCTTCTAAATGCGGCTTTACACCGCAATACAAAGACTTAGAAGAGTTGTATAGAACATATAAAGATAAAATAGTTGTAATTGGTGTTCCTTGTAATCAGTTTGGAAAACAAGAACCTGGATCCTCTTCTGAAATTGAAGAGTTTTGTGAAGTAAATTACGGTGTTTCCTTTTTAATTACAGAAAAAATTGATGTAAAAGGAGAAAACCAACATTCGTTATACACATGGCTAACATCTAAGAAATTAAATAATAAAAAAAGTTCTTCTGTAAAATGGAATTTTCAAAAATATTTAGTCTCACCAGAAGGAGAATTAGTTGATTATTATTTTTCAATTACAAATCCGTTGAGTTCAAAAATAACAAAACACCTAAAATAA
- a CDS encoding SDR family NAD(P)-dependent oxidoreductase: MNKILVIGGSKGIGKAIIDSLIDENSIINISRTAPLLSHINLNHFTCDILTDDLPEIDAIDTIIYCPGSINLKPISRLKLNDFREDFEINVIGAVKAIQHYLPSLKKGNKPSILLFSTVAAKLGMPFHASVATAKSAVEGLTKSLGAELAPLIRVNAIAPTVTDTELASKLLRNERMIENIKERHPLKKYLAPEEVADLASYLISEKASAISGQIFELDCGIVSFKI, translated from the coding sequence ATGAATAAAATTTTAGTAATTGGAGGAAGTAAAGGAATTGGAAAAGCTATTATTGATAGTTTAATTGATGAAAATTCAATTATAAATATCAGTAGAACAGCTCCTTTACTTTCCCACATTAACCTCAATCACTTTACTTGTGATATCCTTACAGATGATTTACCTGAAATAGATGCAATAGATACTATAATCTATTGCCCAGGAAGCATCAACCTAAAACCAATTTCTAGATTAAAATTAAATGATTTCAGAGAAGACTTTGAGATTAATGTAATTGGTGCTGTAAAAGCAATTCAACATTATTTACCCTCTTTAAAAAAAGGAAACAAACCTTCCATACTATTATTTAGCACAGTAGCTGCAAAATTAGGAATGCCTTTTCACGCAAGTGTAGCCACTGCAAAATCTGCCGTAGAAGGATTAACTAAATCTTTAGGAGCAGAATTAGCACCATTAATTCGTGTAAATGCCATTGCACCAACGGTAACAGATACAGAGTTAGCCTCTAAGTTATTGCGCAATGAGCGAATGATTGAAAACATAAAAGAACGTCATCCTCTAAAAAAATATTTAGCACCTGAGGAAGTTGCAGACCTAGCATCTTACTTAATCTCAGAAAAAGCGAGTGCTATTTCTGGCCAAATTTTTGAGTTAGACTGCGGAATTGTCAGTTTTAAAATATAA
- the udk gene encoding uridine kinase, giving the protein MLIIGIAGGTGSGKTTVVNQIIKQLPTDEVCVISQDSYYNETVNLSYEERTKINFDHPRAIDFDLIVKHLKKLKSGKTIEQPVYSFVTHNRTTDTIKTHPRKVVIVEGILILNNEALRDLFDIKIFVHADTDERLIRRIRRDITERGRDIDEVLNRYQDTLKPMHLQFIEPTKNFADIIIPNNKHNTVAIDVVRTVINDRL; this is encoded by the coding sequence ATGCTCATTATTGGAATTGCTGGAGGTACAGGAAGTGGAAAAACTACAGTTGTAAATCAAATTATTAAACAACTACCTACCGATGAGGTTTGTGTAATATCTCAAGATTCGTATTACAACGAAACTGTAAACCTATCTTATGAAGAGAGAACAAAAATAAATTTTGATCATCCAAGAGCTATCGATTTTGATTTGATTGTTAAGCATCTTAAAAAATTAAAATCAGGAAAAACAATAGAACAACCTGTTTATTCTTTCGTAACACACAACAGAACTACAGATACCATTAAAACACACCCAAGAAAAGTGGTTATTGTAGAAGGAATTTTAATTTTAAATAATGAAGCATTAAGAGATTTATTTGATATAAAGATATTTGTACATGCAGATACAGACGAACGCTTAATTAGAAGAATTAGAAGAGATATTACAGAAAGAGGAAGAGACATAGACGAAGTTTTAAACAGGTATCAAGATACTTTAAAACCAATGCACCTTCAATTTATTGAGCCAACTAAAAATTTTGCAGATATTATTATTCCTAATAACAAGCATAACACAGTTGCAATTGATGTAGTTAGAACAGTAATTAACGATCGTTTATAA
- a CDS encoding septum formation initiator family protein, with protein MTFNKFKNNKAVKILTNVFVLILIPFLIWMFFFDENSYLEHRKFDNEIKDLESTISFYQKKIAEDKATIKKLQDSIQLERFAREKYLMKKENEEIYLIEFDTIK; from the coding sequence ATGACTTTTAACAAATTTAAAAATAACAAGGCAGTAAAGATTCTAACAAATGTTTTTGTTTTAATCTTAATTCCATTTTTAATTTGGATGTTCTTTTTTGACGAAAATTCTTATTTAGAACATAGAAAATTCGACAACGAAATTAAAGACTTAGAAAGTACAATTTCATTTTATCAAAAGAAAATAGCAGAAGACAAGGCTACCATAAAAAAACTTCAAGACTCTATTCAATTAGAACGATTTGCAAGAGAAAAGTATTTAATGAAAAAAGAAAATGAAGAAATTTATTTAATAGAATTTGATACCATAAAATAA